The Catalinimonas alkaloidigena genomic sequence GTAAATAGGTGCTAAATTTTGACCTATAATATTGATGAAAGTAACAAACTTATGCTTACTGAAACTTCGCAAAGTGATGATAAAGTAGTTTTTAAGCACAACAACAAATGATGTGTAATTCTACTCCTCATATATTTTCTTCTTCACACTTAGTTATCAAGTTTTTAACCCAATGAAAGTATTCAGCAGGAAACGGGTATGTTTGTCTTGTCCTTCCTAAAAAGGTCCCTTTTTCGCACCCCCTACCCTGCCCTTTTGCCCCTTTTTCTAAAAGTGCTCTTACGCTCTTCAATGCCAATTTTTTCTCTTACCCCTCTGTGCAAAAACTCGGTATATAAATCAAAGTACGATAAGCTAGATATAGAACAGGCTTTTCACACTTTTCACCTTCTTTCTTCTTATCTTGCCAGAGTTAACAAGATAGAAAACTTAAGATCTCAATTTTATATGCTTATTGGATATGCAAGAGTCTCCACCGTGGATCAAAATCTCAACCTGCAAAAAGATGCTTTAGAAAAAGCAGGGTGCGAACGCATCTTTGAAGATACCATTTCCGGTGCCAGAGCAGAACGACCAGGGCTGGCTAAGTTGAAGGAGCAACTTAGGTCGGGAGATACTTTGGTAGTTTGGAGGTTGGACCGTCTCGGAAGGACCTTACGGAATCTTATTGAGTGGGTCACATGGTTAGAAAGTGAAGGTATCGCATTTAAGAGTTTACAGGAATCTATTGATACCACTACTTCAGGAGGGAAACTCATCTTCCACATGTTCGGAGCTCTTGCAGAGTTTGAAAGAAACTTGATCCGAGAAAGAACTCAGGCTGGCTTATTGTCTGCAAGAGCCAGAGGCAGAATGGGTGGCCGCCCTCCTTCCCTGGATAAAAAGAAACAGAAGTTATTGGTTAAGCTCTATCATGATAAAGATCACAGCATTACTGAGATCCTGGAGATGTTCCATATCTCCAAGTCTACACTCTATAAAATCGTGCGTGAAAACCCACCTGAAATCACTGCAAATATTCCTCATCAGTAACTACTTCTAACCATTCAGTAGGACCATTTTGCCTGCCGGTAATTGCGATTTGAATAAACGCCTGATCCGCACTTGCCCCATGCCAGTGGGGGACATTGGGTGGACACTTTACCACATCTCCTTTTTCAAGGGTTCGTTTCGGACTGCCTTTCTCCTGATAGTAGCCCACGCCTCCGGTAGCCAGTATAATCTGTCCTGCCGGATGTATATGCCAGTTCGTCCTTGCCCCTGCTTCAAAGGTAACACTGCCCACCGCATTTTTATTGACGCTATCCGCCGTAACTAGCCCGGTCAGCCAGGCATTGCCTATAAAGTTGTTGTTGGTGATTTTTTCGCCTTTGGGGTAAAGCAAATCATCGGCTTGCTTATGAAGGTTGGTTGCGTCCTGATCATCAGTATTACTACAGGCAATCATAGTACTGGCTAAAACTGTCAGCGCCAAATTCTTTATCTTAATCATATTTTGTGTTTAATAGATTGTTGAATGCAGATTATTCTCTGGAAGACATGACTTCAGACAGTACTTCTCTGCCCACATCTGCCTCTGGCCTTGCCTACATTCTCTTCAATTACAGATAGAAGATCCTCAAGTTGAGTTTCTGTGATGCCAATATTTAATGCGATGCCCATATGGCCTTGTGCCATCGGTTCTACGCCTCCCATACTTAGCAGGGCTGATAGGGTTGCAATCTCCCGCTGTGTGTAAGTAAGAATATCCCGGCCAAAAATATCGGCAAACAAATGTTCTTTCAAGAATACCTCAATGATAGGGCTGAAAGCAGCATAACCCTTCTTTGGCCCGTCTAGTGGCTGACCGACGAGTTCTTCCAACACCTTTTTACCTTTCTCATATTTGTCTTCGCCCTCGTCCTGGAGTGCTACTTCCCGGCCTACTTCATCTTTGATGCCTCTGGTCTGCCGATCTTCCACGACTGTCATCATAGTTTGCAGTCCGCGGATGCTGCGGGGAAAACCACAATAGGCATACAGATGCACCAGTACTTCCTTGCTTTCATTGATCGTCAGACCAGCATCCAACCCACTATTCAAGGCTCCTTGCAGTTGCTCCAGATTACCAAGAGCGGTGAAAGCAGCAATGGTCACAATGGACTGTTCTTTGACGTTTAATCCCGAATCGGCATTCTCCTTGGTCTGTGCGAGAATACTTGTGGTATCGCTGAGTTGAAATATAAATAAGGCCAGGAATTTGATAATCTTCATGGTATTGGATTTAGTCGTTTTTTGAATTCAATTTCATTTAACATTTCATAGAGGTGAAACTCACACTATGGTAAGGCAAAGGCCATAATAAAACCGGAAGGATTCTCTTCTGTGCCGCCCACTGAAAGAGCAACAAACTGTTTACCCTTTATCGAATATGAACAAACATTAGCATTATTGGCAGCTGGTAAAGTAGTCTCCCAAACTAAATTGCTCGTTTCCTTATCAAATGCCCATAACTTTTTATCCGCTGCTCCACTGATAAACACCAGGCCTCCTGCCGTAACCATGGGCCCGGACCGCCCTAACAAACCTGTTTGTTCTCCTAGTATTTCTTCTAGTTTTTCGTCATTCCCTAAGGGAATTTGCCATTCGTATTCGCCAGTAGAAAGATTCAGCGCGTTCAATGTTCCCCATGGACCTTTCATTGCGGGGTTTCCACTCGGACCAGACCATGTTCTATAAGCAGAAATATTACCATACCGTACAGCTTTCGTTGTATCTGCGCTATCTATCGGTTCTTCGTTCTCCTGTCCGGTTTTATCATACAAAAATGCTATGAGTGCTTCTTCTTCCGAGTCAGTGAGGACCCCTCTATAACCGGGCATCTGACCACCACCCATCCTTATTTTTTCCAGTGCTTCCTCTTCATCCATTCTGTCTGCCAGGTCTGCCAGGGAGGGGAATGTAGGATTTCCTTCTTTTTCTGCCCCATGACATGTGGAACAATGTTGTTGGTAGACCACTCGTCCCCTTTCAAAAACTGTATTATCGCGGGCTGCAAAATGCTCGTCTATATCTACAATTGTTTGAATTTCAGGCAAATTATTACCTCTGATGTAGAGATACGTTGTGTTAGGATCAAAAGCCGTCCCCCCCCAATTCGCTCCCCCTCGGGTAGCGGGGAGTGACAATGTGCCTTTTAAATCCGGTGGAGTAAACAGACCTTCATACCTTACTGACCTGAATTGCTCCAGAATTGCCTGGTAATCATCATCAGAATAATGGTTCAAATCATCTTCGGTCATAAACTGTTTCACAAATGCTTTTGGCTTCGTGGGAAAAGGTTGTGTAGGCCAGGTCTCTTCACCGGGAAGATTTGAAGCAGGCACTTCTCGTTCCTCAACCGGATAGATAGGCTCACCGGTATCACGATCCAGCACAAACACAAAACCATGTTTGGTCACTTGGGTAACCGCTTCAATGTCTTTTCCATCTTTTTTGAGCGTCACTAAACTAGGTGGAGCAGGCAGGTCATAATCCCATACATCATGATGTACGGTTTGAAAATGCCATTTGTAATTACCGGTAGCCGCATCTAATGCTAATACACAATTACCGTAAAGGTTTTCTCCTATTCTGTTGGCTCCATAAAAATCATAGGAGGGAGACCCTAGTGCCAGGAAAACCATACCTCTCTCCATGTCAATACTCATTCCTGCCCAGCAGTTTACGCCCCCTGCATATTGGTAGGCATCCGGTGGCCATGTTTCGTAACCGGGCTCACCGGGATGAGGTATGGTGTGAAAGGTCCATACCAGCTCCCCTGTTTTGCAGTTATACGCTCTGATATACCCCGGAGGAGCTCCATAAAAATCTGGCAATCTGGAGCCCAGAATGATTAAATCTTTGAAAATTCTACCGGGAGTAGTGTTGGTAACTGAAATTTCCTCAGGGTCATCTCTTACCCCTTCATTAAGGCTTACTCTACCATTGGTTCCAAAAGATGGGATAATCTTACCCGTTTTGGCATCGATGGCCATTAGCGAGTTGCCAGCAGTGTACAAGATTCTCTTGTCCTCTCCATTTTCCCAATAAGTTACCCCTCTGCTGGCAGCACTAGGCTGCCCTTCTTCTAAAGTTTTGAAT encodes the following:
- a CDS encoding recombinase family protein, with the translated sequence MLIGYARVSTVDQNLNLQKDALEKAGCERIFEDTISGARAERPGLAKLKEQLRSGDTLVVWRLDRLGRTLRNLIEWVTWLESEGIAFKSLQESIDTTTSGGKLIFHMFGALAEFERNLIRERTQAGLLSARARGRMGGRPPSLDKKKQKLLVKLYHDKDHSITEILEMFHISKSTLYKIVRENPPEITANIPHQ
- a CDS encoding cupin domain-containing protein is translated as MIKIKNLALTVLASTMIACSNTDDQDATNLHKQADDLLYPKGEKITNNNFIGNAWLTGLVTADSVNKNAVGSVTFEAGARTNWHIHPAGQIILATGGVGYYQEKGSPKRTLEKGDVVKCPPNVPHWHGASADQAFIQIAITGRQNGPTEWLEVVTDEEYLQ
- a CDS encoding carboxymuconolactone decarboxylase family protein, which produces MKIIKFLALFIFQLSDTTSILAQTKENADSGLNVKEQSIVTIAAFTALGNLEQLQGALNSGLDAGLTINESKEVLVHLYAYCGFPRSIRGLQTMMTVVEDRQTRGIKDEVGREVALQDEGEDKYEKGKKVLEELVGQPLDGPKKGYAAFSPIIEVFLKEHLFADIFGRDILTYTQREIATLSALLSMGGVEPMAQGHMGIALNIGITETQLEDLLSVIEENVGKARGRCGQRSTV
- a CDS encoding pyrroloquinoline quinone-dependent dehydrogenase, coding for MMQKHNKNISKILALITLLFAGCLSGNDSDNNTFQTWSAYKGDSHSSSYSSLDQINLSNVSELENVWTFQMSDLADGEEPVSSQSNPIIIDGVMYANSGKQTVYAIDALTGEEIWSFKTLEEGQPSAASRGVTYWENGEDKRILYTAGNSLMAIDAKTGKIIPSFGTNGRVSLNEGVRDDPEEISVTNTTPGRIFKDLIILGSRLPDFYGAPPGYIRAYNCKTGELVWTFHTIPHPGEPGYETWPPDAYQYAGGVNCWAGMSIDMERGMVFLALGSPSYDFYGANRIGENLYGNCVLALDAATGNYKWHFQTVHHDVWDYDLPAPPSLVTLKKDGKDIEAVTQVTKHGFVFVLDRDTGEPIYPVEEREVPASNLPGEETWPTQPFPTKPKAFVKQFMTEDDLNHYSDDDYQAILEQFRSVRYEGLFTPPDLKGTLSLPATRGGANWGGTAFDPNTTYLYIRGNNLPEIQTIVDIDEHFAARDNTVFERGRVVYQQHCSTCHGAEKEGNPTFPSLADLADRMDEEEALEKIRMGGGQMPGYRGVLTDSEEEALIAFLYDKTGQENEEPIDSADTTKAVRYGNISAYRTWSGPSGNPAMKGPWGTLNALNLSTGEYEWQIPLGNDEKLEEILGEQTGLLGRSGPMVTAGGLVFISGAADKKLWAFDKETSNLVWETTLPAANNANVCSYSIKGKQFVALSVGGTEENPSGFIMAFALP